A section of the Festucalex cinctus isolate MCC-2025b chromosome 9, RoL_Fcin_1.0, whole genome shotgun sequence genome encodes:
- the fgf24 gene encoding fibroblast growth factor 24 produces MSPLPSRFFYLCLHFLVLYFQLQESHQSSADFRFYIENHTRNPDDLSRKQVRIYQLYSRTTGKHVQILGKKVNANGDDGGKYALLVVETETFGSHIRIKGKESQHYICMNEKGKIVGRPDGRKQECVFVEEFLENNYTALVSAKYKGWYLGFNRKGRPKKGSRTTQRQQEVHFMKRDPKGREDPLEEFRFTPVTKRTRRARRLKARRN; encoded by the exons ATGTCGCCGCTGCCTTCCAGGTTCTTTTACCT GTGTTTACATTTTCTGGTGCTCTACTTTCAGCTGCAG GAGTCGCATCAGAGCTCCGCCGACTTCCGTTTCTACATCGAGAACCACACGAGGAACCCGGACGACCTGAGCCGCAAGCAGGTCCGCATCTACCAGCTGTACAGCAGGACCACGGGCAAGCACGTGCAGATCCTCGGGAAGAAGGTCAACGCCAACGGAGATGATGGGGGCAAGTATG CTCTTCTGGTGGTGGAGACGGAAACGTTCGGCAGCCACATCCGAATCAAAGGAAAAGAGAGCCAGCACTACATCTGTATGAACGAGAAGGGCAAAATAGTCGGAAGG cccgACGGCAGGAAGCAGGAGTGCGTGTTCGTGGAGGAGTTCCTGGAGAACAACTACACGGCGCTGGTGTCGGCCAAGTACAAAGGCTGGTACCTGGGCTTCAACCGCAAGGGCCGGCCCAAGAAGGGCTCGCGCACCACCCAGCGGCAGCAGGAGGTCCACTTCATGAAGCGGGACCCCAAGGGCCGCGAGGACCCACTGGAAGAGTTCCGCTTCACGCCCGTCACCAAACGCACGCGGCGAGCCCGCCGGCTAAAAGCCAGGAGGAACTGA